CGGCGCCGCCGGCCTGCCCGCCCCGCGCACGCCCGCCGAGGCCCTCGGAGCCCGGCCCCCGCACGGACTCCACCAGAGCAGCGCCGCCGGCACCCTCCAGGCGCCCGGAGCGGCCGTCCACGGTCCCCGGCCCGCGGGTCTCCGCGGCCCCGGCTCCTCGCGTCCGCCCGCACCCGCGACGCCACCCCCTGGCGTCCCGCGCCAGCGGCAGACCGAGCGCGGCACGGGCCAGCGGGTCGGCAGCGGCGACGTCGCCGCCCTGCGATCGGTGGGCGAGCTCTTCAGGACGCTGGACAACGCCTACGGCGGCGGCCATGCCAGGCAGGCCCTCGTCCGCTACCTGGAGCACGAGGCCGAACCGATGCTCCGGGGCAGGTACGGAGAGGCGATCGGCCGCAGGCTGTTCTCCGCCGCCGCCGATCTGACCCGGCTGGCCGGCTGGACGTCGTACGACATCGCCGCGCACGGCCTGGCCCAGCGCTACTTCGTCCAGGCGCTGCGGCTCGCCCAGGCCGCGGGGGACCGGGCGTACGGTGCCTTCGTCCTGGTCACGATGAGCCGCCAGGCGGTCTATCTCGGGCACGGGAGGGAGGCCGTCCAGCTCGCCCGCGTCGCCCAGCAGGGCATCGGGTCCTCCGCGCCGCCCGTCGTCCTGGCCCTGCTGCACGCGGTCGAGGCCCGCGGACACGGCGTGCTCGGGGAGACCAGGGCCTGCGTCGCCGCGCTCGTACGGGCGGAGCGTGCCCTGGGGATCTCCCGGCCCGGGGACGACGTGCCGCACTGGGCCCGTTACTTCGACGAGGCCCAGCTGGCCGACGAGTTCGGCCACTGTCACCGCGATCTGCAGCAGTACCGTGTCGCCGCCCAGCACGCCGAGCGCTCACTCCAGCTCCGCGCACCGGCGTACGCCCGGAGCAGGCTGTTCTGCCGGGTGGTGCTGGCGACCGCCCGGCTGGGGCTCGGCGAGCTGGACCAGGCGTGCCTGCTGGGTGCCGAGGCTGCCCAGCAGGCGGCGGAGATGCGGTCGGTGCGCGCGACGGAGTACGTACGGGACTTCGAGCGCCGCCTGGAGCCCCACCGGGACGCCGCCGCCGTACGGGGATACCGGGAACGGGTCGCCGCACTGGGCTGACCCGTGCGCCGGCCTCCGTCCGGACCGGACCCGCGGGCCCGGCCCGGTCGGCCCGGTCCGGACGGCCGGGTCCTACGCGGCCGTGGGCAGCCCCGTCCCGTCCGCCTGTGGGCTGCGCACCCCCAGGTCGGCCAGGATCGCCGAGGCGGCACGCCTCCCGGAGCGCAGTGCGCCCTGGACCGTGCTCGTGTCGCGGTGGTCGCCGCACACGTAGAGCCCGGCCAGCAGCCGGACGGGCCGTCGCGGATCGTGCGGCGGCGGCATGGCGGGGACCGCCTCGGGGTCGTGGTGGGCGGCCAGCAGCTCCCAGTCGTCGGTCGGCGTGCCGTACAGCGCGGCGAGGTGGGCACGGACCGCGTCGTCGAGGTCCGGCGGTGGCGGGCCGAGCACGGTGGAGGTGATCAGGGCCCGGCCGTGCGGAGCGCGCGAGGGATCCACCTCGCTCATCACGGCCGTGTGGGCCACCGGCCCCGAGCGGTCACCGTCCAGCAGCAGCCGGGCCCCCGTCGGCGGCGCCTGGGCGGTGGTGTGGTGCAGCACGGTCACCGGGTGGAAGGCGGGCGTCCGCAGCCCCGGCAGCAGCTCCGCCGCCGCTCCGGCTCCCGTGGCCAGCAGGAGCGACCGGCAGCCGAGCTCGCCGTGCTCCTTGGTGCGTACGGAGGTGATGTCGGCGGCCGTCACGTGCACCCCGGTGCGTACGGTCCCGGGCGGCAGGGCGGCGGCCAGTAGTCCCGGCAGCGTCGCGGAGCCCCCCGAGGGCACGCAGAGCCGCCCCCGCGCGTAGTCCCGGAGAGTGAGGTCGGCCATGCGGCTCGACGTGGTGAGTCCGGGGTCGCCGAGCAGCGCCGAGAGCAGGGGACGCAGGAAACCGCCGACGACGCGGGGCGACAGGCCGCGCGCCGACAGTGCGTCGAGCGCGGCCCGATCGGGCCGGGCCGTGATCCGGGATTCCGGAGCGGCGGCCAGGCGGGCCAGCCAGGCGCCGAGCCTGGCCTGTTCGATCGCCCCGCCGAGGGGCGCGCGAGGGGCGCTCGGTCGGGAGCGCACAGCACGAAGTGCGCCCCGAGCGCTCCGGACGTCCCCGGCGAGGTACTGCCGGCCTTCGCTGTGGACGAGCACCCCGGGGGCGAAGTCCCTGAGGACCAGCCCGTCGAGCCCCGGAGTGGTGCCCAGCTCCGGACCGGCGGAGCCGAGCAGCGGCCCCAGACGGTCGAGCCGGAAACCGTCCATGTCGTCGGTGGCCATCCGGCCGCCCGGATGCGCGGCGGCCTCAAGGACGCTGACGTCCACTCCTGCGCTGATCAGCTGGTGGGCCGCCGACAGGCCGGCGATCCCGGCCCCGATGATGACCACATCCGCGTGGTCCGATGTGTGTGCCCTGAGCACGTGCCCCTCCCCGAGTCGGTGCGGCTGGTGGGGGGCTATTGCCCCCAACAGGCCCCCGGAATGCCCGAGTTCGGGTAGAGGCTAGGTGTATGGCCGAGAGCGGCGCAGTCGCGCGTACCCCGGGCACCGGTGCACGGGGTCGCACGGGCGTCCGGATCGGGGGCCGCGGGCAGGCCAGGCCGTGATCAGCGCAGCGCGGCTCGGATGGCGTCGTCGATCCCGGGAAAGGCGAACACGAAGCCGGAGTCCAGAAGTTGGCCGGGCAGCACCCGCTGGCTGGACAGGACGTCTCCGGCGAAGTCGCCGAGCGCGAGCTTCAGCGCGGGAGCCGGAGCGGTGAACAGGGTCGGACGCCGCAGCACCCGCCCCATGGCGGCCGTCACTTCGGCGTTCGTGACGGGGGAGGGGCCCGTCAGATTCACCGGCCCGGACAGCGTCTCCGTGTCCAGGACGTGCCGCAGGGCCGCGACGTGGTCGTGCAGCGCGATGAAGCTCCAGTACTGGCGGCCGTCGCCCATCCGCCCGCCGAGCCCGGCCTTGAACAGGGGGAACAGGCGTCCCCAGGCCCCGCCGCGCCGGGAGACGACCAGACCGGTCCGCGCGTGGACGGTGCGCACGCCCGCCTCCTCGGCGGGAGCCGTGGCCTCCTCCCACTCCACGCACACCGACGGCAGGAAACCCTCGCCCGGGGGCGCGCCCTCGTCCACCGCGCGGTCACCGGTGTCGCCGTAGAAGCCGATGGCGGATCCGGACAGCAGCACCTTCGGCGGTGTGTCCAGGGAGGCGACGGCCTCGGCCACGGCAGCCGTGCCCAGCACCCGGCTGTCACGGATCTCCCGCTTGTAGGCCTCCGTCCACCGGTGGTCACCCACTCCGGCTCCGGCCAGGTGGACGACCGCGTCGCAGCCGACCAGGCCGGCCGCGTCGACGTACTGGCGCTTCGGGTCCCACTCCACCTCGTCGCCCGTCGCGGCGGGGCGGCGCACAAGGCGCACCACCTCGTGCCCGTCGGAGCGCAGCGAGCGCACGAGCGCCGCTCCGATGAGGCCGGTCGATCCGGTGACGGCGATTCGGGAACGCAGCATGCCGTCCATCCTGCCCCATGTGTGTCCCGTCACGCGGAAGGGGAGCGCCGGAGGAGGCCGGGGAACACGCATGGCACAGTGGCGTCCATGTCCGCGCCCCGGTTCCGGTCCCTGCGCCCCGTCCGTCCCGCCGTGCCCGAGGACCAGAGCGCGCTCGGAGAGCTCGACCGGGCGACCTGGTCGACACTCCACGCCGTGCAGCCGAGGCCGCAGCCGCCGTACGGGCCGTTCTTCGACGACCGCCACCCGCCCGCCGAGTTCCTGGTCGCCGACGCGGTGACCGGCACCGGCGAGGTGCGTCCGGCCGGCTACATCCGGCTCGCCCGCCCCACACCGCTCGCCTGCAACGCCCACGTCCTGCAGATACAGGGCCTCGCCGTCGCCGACTGGGCGCGGCGCCGAGGAGTCGCGCGCACACTGCTGCGCGCCTCCTTCGCCGAGGCCCGACGCCTGGGCGCGGGACGGCTCACCCTGCGCGTGCTCGGCCACAACACCGCGGCGCGGGCGCTCTACGCGGCGGAGGGCTTCGCCGTCGAGGGCGTACTGCCGGGGGAGTTCTTCCTGGGAGGACGGTACGTCGACGACGTCCTGATGGGCCGTCCACTGACGCTCTGAGCCCCGGAAGGGCCGCCGGCCCAGGACGTCAGACCGGTCCGAAGCGTTCCCAGAGCGCGGGGAAGCGCTCCGCGAGCGCGGTGTCGTCGTCGAAGCCGAAGGGTGTGCCCGCGGGCTCCGAGGCCTGTGGCGGCAGCCCCAGATCGGGGGCGACCAGCCCGGTGAGCTGCTCGTAGGCCTCGTCGGCGGCGTAACCGAGGTCCTCGCCGTCCCCGTCGAGCTCCTCGTCGAAGTCTTCCAGCAGCTCGGCCAGGGCGTCGGGGTCGTGCACCGCGCCCTCGAAGACCTCCCGGCCCTGTCCGATCAGCCAGCAGCGGAAGTAGTCGAACGCGTCGTCGCTCGCCCCGCCCAGCAGCACGGCGGCCGCACCCCACAGGTCCCAGCGGTAGGCGCGGTTGTACCGGGCCTCGAAGTGCCGGGCGAAGTCGAGCACGGAGTCGGGGTCGAGCCGCACCAGCCGTTCGACGAGCAGGTCGGCGTGGTCCTCGGGGTCGCCCTCGGCGGCCTCGCGGGTGCTGTCGACGATCTCCCAGAACTCCGTCTCGTCCATCACGGGTCCAGCATCTGCCCCGGTGGCGGGCGACGCACGCCCAGACACCGAAATGAATCCTTCGGCATCACGTACGGGCCACTTCACCGGTAGAGGTCGCGCATTCGTTCGGCGGTATCGGTAAAACGTTCGCGCAGTGCGGCGGGAGCCAGGACCTCCACCTCGGAACCGAGGCACAGCAGCTGGCTGTACGCCACCTCCTCGGACTCGACGGGAAGGACCACCGTGCGCAGCCCGCCGGCATCCGGCTCCGCGGCCCCGGCCAGCGCCTCGTCGGCGGCGGCCCGGTCCACGACGTGCGGCAGCGACCGTACGCCCTTCTCCGACAGCCTCACGGTCACCTCGGTGCGCAGGATCGACCGGGCGAACTGAGCGGCGCGCTCGTCCCAGAAGCCCGGCAGGTCGAACTCCTCGTCCCGTACGAAGCGCTTCTCCGAGACGGCGACGGCGGTGAACCGGTCGATCCGGTACACCCGGAAGTCCTCCCCTGCCCGCGCGCAGAGGTACCAGACCCCGGCCTTCAGGACGAGTCCGTACGGGGCGAGTTCCCGCTCCACCTCGCCCGCGGGCCTGCGGCGGTAGCGGGCCCTGACCAGCCGGTCGTCCCAGACGGCCTCCGCGACGGCGGACAGCAGCTCGGGGGTGGCCGGATCGTGGTACCAGCCGGGGGCGTCCAGGTGGAAGCGCTGGGAGGCGGTGTACGAGGCGTCCCGGAGTGAGGGGAGCAGGGCGGCCGAGACCTTCAGCCGGGCGGCCGACGCGGCGTCGTCGAGCCCCATCTCACGCAGGGCGGAGGGCAGCCCCGACAGGAAGAGGGCCTCGGCCTCATGACGGGCCAGCCCGGTGAGCCGCGTCCGGTAGCCGCCCACGAGCCGGTAGCCGCCGGCCCGGCCGCGGTCGGCGTACACCGGCACACCCGCCTCGGAGAGCGCCTGGGCGTCCCGGGTCACGGTGCGCGCCGACACCTCCAGCTCCCGCGCCAGCTCGGCGGCGGTCATGGAGGGCCGGGACTGCAGGAGCAGCACCATCTTGATCAGCCGGGCAGCACGCATGGCCCCCATTGTGGGACGGCCCGGCGGACACGGCGGGGGCGGGTACCGGGTCGCCCCGGTACCCGCCCCCGCGTGGACTCACATCCCGTACTTCTCCCGGGCCTCCTTGACCTTCGAGGCCGGGATCTCGCCACGGCGGGCCAGCTGGGCCAGCGCGGCGACCGCGACGGACTGCGGGTCGACACCGAAGTGCCGGCGGGCGCCCTCGCGGGTGTCGGAGAGGCCGAAGCCGTCCGTGCCGAGCGAGGACCAGTCCTGCTCCACCCACTGGCTGATCTGATCCGGGACCGCGCGCATCCAGTCGCTGACGGCCAGGACCGGGCCCGGCGCGCCCGACAGCGCCTGGGTCACGTACGGCACCCGCTCCTCACCGCGGAGCAGCGCCTCGTCGGACTCCAGCGCGTCGCGGCGCAGCTCGCCCCACGAGGTTGCGGACCACACGTCGGCCGTGATGCCCCAGTCGGCGGCGAGCAGCTCCTGGGCCGCCAGGACCCAGTGGATCGCCGTACCGGAGCCCAGCAGCTGGATCCGGGGCGCGTCCGCGGCGGCGGGCGTGCCCTCCTTGAAGCGGTAGAGGCCCTTGACGATGCCCTCCTCGACGCCTTCCGGCATCGCGGGCTGCTGCTTCGGCTCGTTGTAGACCGTGAGGTAGTAGAAGACGTTCTCCGCCTCGGGGCCGTACATCCGGCGCAGACCGTCCTTGACGATCACCGCGATCTCGTAGGCGAACGCCGGGTCGTAGTTGAGCGACGCGGGGTTCGTGGACGCGATGAGGTGCGAGTGGCCGTCCGCGTGCTGGAGGCCCTCACCCGTCAGGGTCGTACGGCCCGCGGTGGCACCGACGATGAAGCCCTTGCCGAGCTGGTCGGCGAGCTGCCACATCTGGTCGCCGGTCCGCTGCCAGCCGAACATCGAGTAGAAGATGTAGAACGGGATCATCGTCTCGCCGTGCGTCGCGTACGACGAAGCGGCGGCGATGAAGTCGGCCATGGCGCCGGCCTCGGTGATCCCCTCGTTGAGGATCTGGCCGTCCTTGGCCTCCTTGTAGTACATCAGCTGGTCGCGGTCGACCGGCTCGTACGTCTGGCCGAGCGGCGAGTAGATGCCGGCCGAGGGGAACAGCGACTCCATACCGAAGGTACGGGCCTCGTCCGGGACGATCGGAACCCAGCGCCTGCCGGTCTCCTTGTCCCGCATCAGGTCCTTCACCAGGCGGACGAACGCCATGGTGGTGGCCATCTCCTGCTTGCCGGACCCCTTGTACAGGGCCTTGAACGCGCGCTCCTCGGGCTGCGGAAGAGCCACCGCGTGCACCCGCCGGGCGGGGGCGGGGCCACCGAGGGCGGCACGGCGCTCCTGGAGGTAGCGGACCTCGGGGGAGTCGGCGCCGGGGTGGCCGTAGGGGACCAGCCCGTCCTCGAAGGCGCTGTCCGGGATCGGGAGGCCGAGCAGCTCGCGCATGCCCTTGAACTCGTCGATCGACAGCTTCTTCATCTGGTGGTTGGCGTTCTTGGACTCGAAGCCCTTGCCCAGCGTGTAGCCCTTGACCGTCTGGGCCAGGATCACGGTCGGCGCGCCCTTGTGCTCCAGGGCGGCGCGGTAGGCCGCATACACCTTGCGGGCCTCGTGACCACCGCGGGAGCTGTAGAAACACTCGGCGATCTTCGCGTCGCTCAGGAGTTTCGCGAGCTCGACGAGCGCGGGGTCGGCGCCGAAGAAGTGCTCGCGGATGTAGGCCACGTCGCGCGTCGCGTACGTCTGGAACTGCGCGTCCGGGACCTCGCGGAGGCGGCGGATGAGCGCGCCCGTGGTGTCCAGCTGGAACAGCTCGTCCCAGGCGTTGCCCCAGAGCGTCTTCACGACGTTCCAGCCGGCTCCGCGGAACGCTCCCTCCAGCTCCTGGACCACGCGGAAGTTGGCGCGGACGGGGCCGTCGAGACGCTGCAGGTTGCAGTTGATGACGAAGGTCAGGTTGTCGAGCTGCTCACGGGCCGCGAGGGCGAGGGCGGCGGTCGACTCGGGCTCGTCCATCTCGCCGTCGCCCAGGAAGGCCCAGACGTGCGAGTTCGACGTGTCCTTGATCTTGCGGTTGGTCAGGTAGCGGTTGAAGCGCGCCTGGTAGATCGCCGAGAGAGGGCCGAGGCCCATCGACACCGTGGGGAACTCCCACAGCCAGGGCAGCCGCCGCGGGTGCGGGTAGGAGGGCAGGCCGTCGCCACCCGACTCCTGGCGGAAGTTGTCGAGCTGCTGCTCGGAGAGGCGGCCGTCGAGGAAGGCGCGGGCGTAGATGCCGGGCGAGGCGTGGCCCTGGATGTAGAGCTGGTCGCCGGAGCCGTCACCTTCCTTGCCGCGGAAGAAGTGGTTGAAGCCGGTTTCGTACAGCCATGCCGCCGAGGCGAACGTGGCGATGTGGCCGCCGACGCCGTACCGGGCGCCACGGGTGACCATCGCGGCCGCGTTCCAGCGGTTCCACGCGGTGATCTTCGATTCCATCTCCAGGTCGCCGTCGAACGCGGGCTCGGCGGAGGTGGGGATGGTGTTGACGTAATCGCTCTCCAGCAGCTTGGGCAGCGCGATGCCGGCGCCCTCGGCGTGCTGGAGCGAACGGCGCATCAGGTACGCGGCGCGGTGCGGGCCCGCGGCCTTGGTGACGGCGTCCAGGGAGGCCGCCCACTCGGCGGTCTCCTCGGGGTCGCGGTCCGGGAGCTGGTCGAGCTCGCTCGGAAGCTTTGCTACGGGGTCGGTCATGATCGCCGCCTTCCGGAGTGGGAGGGGGTGGAGAAGGCCCTGGCTGGCAGGACAGGGCGATCGGGCCGGTGGGCCCGCGACTGAACTGTAAGTCGCCGATCGATGATCGATCAAAGGGTGAAGGGCAAAACTTCTCGATATGAAGAAAAGTGGCATGCGGTGCCGCGAAACGGGGCACGGAGTGACGGGATCAACGGGGTGAAACGGGCACTGACCTGCACGGTGGAGCGCCGTGCGCCGCAGATGGGCGCGACGGTCCGCCGGTCATCAGGCGCGCGGCGCACACCCGAGGACGTGCTCCTTCACCAGCACGGCGATCTGCGGGTCCCGTCGCAGGAACGCCTCGATGAGTGCCTCGTGCTCCTCCGCGTACGACTTCTGCACCGTGCCCAGCCAGCGGATCGACAGGGCCGTGAACACCTCGATGCCCAGACCCTCCCAGGTGTGCAGCAGCACGGCGTTACCGGCGGCACGCACCATCTCCCGGTGGAAGGCCACTGTGTGCCGGACCTGCGCCTCGCCGTCGGCCAGCCGGTCCGCCTCGTACAGCGCCGCGACGTGCGGGGTGAGCGCCGAGCAGTCCTCGGCGAGCGCGGGGGCCGCCAGCTCCGCGGCGATCTGCTCCAGTCCGGCCCGTACCGGATAGCTCTCCTCGAGATCGGCCGCGCTGAGATTGCGCACCCGGACGCCCTTGTTGGGCGCCGACTCGATCAGCCGCAGCGTCTCCAGCTCCCGCAGCGCCTCGCGCACGGGCGTCTGGCTGACCTCCAGCTCGGTGGCGATACGGCGCTCCACGATCCGCTCGCCCGGCTTCCAGCGCCCGCTGACTATCCCTTCCACGATGTGCTCGCGGATCTGTTCGCGCAGCGAGTGGACGACGGGCGGGGTCATGGGGGGCTCCTTCGGGGCGAACCGGTGCTGCCTGCGCCGACACGGCGGCCGGAGATGACCGGCGGTGTCTAGACAATACGGCGGCGCCCCCGTCCGGAAGTGTTCCGGACGGGGGCGCCGCTGGTGAGGCTGGTTACAGCTGTACGGCTCAGAGGCCGAGCTCGACCTCGAACTCGCCCGCCTCGAGGATCGCCTTGACCGTGGTCAGGTAGCGGGCGGCGTCCGCGCCGTCCACCAGACGGTGGTCGTAGGAGAGCGAGAGGTAGGTCATGTCGCGGACGCCGATGACGGTGCCCTCGGCGGTCTCGATGACCGCCGGACGCTTGACCGTGGCACCGATGCCCAGGATGGCCGCCTGGTTCGGCGGCACGATGACCGTGTCGAACAGCGCACCGCGCGAACCGGTGTTGCTGACGGTGAAGGTCGCACCGGACATGTCGTCCGGGGTGAGGCCGCCACCGCGGGCCTTGCCGGCCAGCTCGGCCGTCTTCTTCGCGATACCGGCGATGTTCAGGTCGCCCGCACCCTTGATGACCGGGGTCATCAGACCCTTCTCGGCGTCCACGGCGATGCCGATGTTCTCCGAGTCGAAGTACGTGATGGTGCCCTCGTCCTCGTTGATCCGGGCGTTGACGACCGGGTGGGCCTTCAGCGCCTGGGCCGCCGCCTTCACGAAGAACGGCATCGGGGACAGCTTGACGCCCTCACGGGCGGCGAAGGACTCCTTCGCCTGGTTGCGCAGCTTCATCAGCTTGGTGATGTCGACCTCGAGGACCGAGGTCAGCTGGGCCTGCGAGTGCAGGGCCTTCATCATGTTGTCGCCGATGACCTTGCGCATGCGGGTCATCTTGACCGTCTGACCGCGCAGCGGGGACGCCTCGAGCTTCGGCGCGGCCTT
The DNA window shown above is from Streptomyces sp. Alt3 and carries:
- a CDS encoding helix-turn-helix transcriptional regulator; amino-acid sequence: MRAARLIKMVLLLQSRPSMTAAELARELEVSARTVTRDAQALSEAGVPVYADRGRAGGYRLVGGYRTRLTGLARHEAEALFLSGLPSALREMGLDDAASAARLKVSAALLPSLRDASYTASQRFHLDAPGWYHDPATPELLSAVAEAVWDDRLVRARYRRRPAGEVERELAPYGLVLKAGVWYLCARAGEDFRVYRIDRFTAVAVSEKRFVRDEEFDLPGFWDERAAQFARSILRTEVTVRLSEKGVRSLPHVVDRAAADEALAGAAEPDAGGLRTVVLPVESEEVAYSQLLCLGSEVEVLAPAALRERFTDTAERMRDLYR
- a CDS encoding GNAT family N-acetyltransferase translates to MSAPRFRSLRPVRPAVPEDQSALGELDRATWSTLHAVQPRPQPPYGPFFDDRHPPAEFLVADAVTGTGEVRPAGYIRLARPTPLACNAHVLQIQGLAVADWARRRGVARTLLRASFAEARRLGAGRLTLRVLGHNTAARALYAAEGFAVEGVLPGEFFLGGRYVDDVLMGRPLTL
- a CDS encoding TIGR01777 family oxidoreductase, with protein sequence MLRSRIAVTGSTGLIGAALVRSLRSDGHEVVRLVRRPAATGDEVEWDPKRQYVDAAGLVGCDAVVHLAGAGVGDHRWTEAYKREIRDSRVLGTAAVAEAVASLDTPPKVLLSGSAIGFYGDTGDRAVDEGAPPGEGFLPSVCVEWEEATAPAEEAGVRTVHARTGLVVSRRGGAWGRLFPLFKAGLGGRMGDGRQYWSFIALHDHVAALRHVLDTETLSGPVNLTGPSPVTNAEVTAAMGRVLRRPTLFTAPAPALKLALGDFAGDVLSSQRVLPGQLLDSGFVFAFPGIDDAIRAALR
- a CDS encoding GntR family transcriptional regulator, giving the protein MTPPVVHSLREQIREHIVEGIVSGRWKPGERIVERRIATELEVSQTPVREALRELETLRLIESAPNKGVRVRNLSAADLEESYPVRAGLEQIAAELAAPALAEDCSALTPHVAALYEADRLADGEAQVRHTVAFHREMVRAAGNAVLLHTWEGLGIEVFTALSIRWLGTVQKSYAEEHEALIEAFLRRDPQIAVLVKEHVLGCAPRA
- a CDS encoding NAD(P)/FAD-dependent oxidoreductase is translated as MLRAHTSDHADVVIIGAGIAGLSAAHQLISAGVDVSVLEAAAHPGGRMATDDMDGFRLDRLGPLLGSAGPELGTTPGLDGLVLRDFAPGVLVHSEGRQYLAGDVRSARGALRAVRSRPSAPRAPLGGAIEQARLGAWLARLAAAPESRITARPDRAALDALSARGLSPRVVGGFLRPLLSALLGDPGLTTSSRMADLTLRDYARGRLCVPSGGSATLPGLLAAALPPGTVRTGVHVTAADITSVRTKEHGELGCRSLLLATGAGAAAELLPGLRTPAFHPVTVLHHTTAQAPPTGARLLLDGDRSGPVAHTAVMSEVDPSRAPHGRALITSTVLGPPPPDLDDAVRAHLAALYGTPTDDWELLAAHHDPEAVPAMPPPHDPRRPVRLLAGLYVCGDHRDTSTVQGALRSGRRAASAILADLGVRSPQADGTGLPTAA
- the aceE gene encoding pyruvate dehydrogenase (acetyl-transferring), homodimeric type — encoded protein: MTDPVAKLPSELDQLPDRDPEETAEWAASLDAVTKAAGPHRAAYLMRRSLQHAEGAGIALPKLLESDYVNTIPTSAEPAFDGDLEMESKITAWNRWNAAAMVTRGARYGVGGHIATFASAAWLYETGFNHFFRGKEGDGSGDQLYIQGHASPGIYARAFLDGRLSEQQLDNFRQESGGDGLPSYPHPRRLPWLWEFPTVSMGLGPLSAIYQARFNRYLTNRKIKDTSNSHVWAFLGDGEMDEPESTAALALAAREQLDNLTFVINCNLQRLDGPVRANFRVVQELEGAFRGAGWNVVKTLWGNAWDELFQLDTTGALIRRLREVPDAQFQTYATRDVAYIREHFFGADPALVELAKLLSDAKIAECFYSSRGGHEARKVYAAYRAALEHKGAPTVILAQTVKGYTLGKGFESKNANHQMKKLSIDEFKGMRELLGLPIPDSAFEDGLVPYGHPGADSPEVRYLQERRAALGGPAPARRVHAVALPQPEERAFKALYKGSGKQEMATTMAFVRLVKDLMRDKETGRRWVPIVPDEARTFGMESLFPSAGIYSPLGQTYEPVDRDQLMYYKEAKDGQILNEGITEAGAMADFIAAASSYATHGETMIPFYIFYSMFGWQRTGDQMWQLADQLGKGFIVGATAGRTTLTGEGLQHADGHSHLIASTNPASLNYDPAFAYEIAVIVKDGLRRMYGPEAENVFYYLTVYNEPKQQPAMPEGVEEGIVKGLYRFKEGTPAAADAPRIQLLGSGTAIHWVLAAQELLAADWGITADVWSATSWGELRRDALESDEALLRGEERVPYVTQALSGAPGPVLAVSDWMRAVPDQISQWVEQDWSSLGTDGFGLSDTREGARRHFGVDPQSVAVAALAQLARRGEIPASKVKEAREKYGM
- a CDS encoding regulator, with the protein product MSERPPQRTPNRRLAALIAEAGFSHAGLARRVDQLGLEHGLDLRYDKTSVTRWLRGQQPRGTTPALIAEVFTRRLGRRLSAQDLGLDACAPVYAGLEFAATPGEAVDIVSGLWRKDSGSHAELRKIAFTPAGLVVPSRDWLIGRADEWVGRGEPPERANGAAGLPAPRTPAEALGARPPHGLHQSSAAGTLQAPGAAVHGPRPAGLRGPGSSRPPAPATPPPGVPRQRQTERGTGQRVGSGDVAALRSVGELFRTLDNAYGGGHARQALVRYLEHEAEPMLRGRYGEAIGRRLFSAAADLTRLAGWTSYDIAAHGLAQRYFVQALRLAQAAGDRAYGAFVLVTMSRQAVYLGHGREAVQLARVAQQGIGSSAPPVVLALLHAVEARGHGVLGETRACVAALVRAERALGISRPGDDVPHWARYFDEAQLADEFGHCHRDLQQYRVAAQHAERSLQLRAPAYARSRLFCRVVLATARLGLGELDQACLLGAEAAQQAAEMRSVRATEYVRDFERRLEPHRDAAAVRGYRERVAALG
- a CDS encoding DUF4240 domain-containing protein codes for the protein MDETEFWEIVDSTREAAEGDPEDHADLLVERLVRLDPDSVLDFARHFEARYNRAYRWDLWGAAAVLLGGASDDAFDYFRCWLIGQGREVFEGAVHDPDALAELLEDFDEELDGDGEDLGYAADEAYEQLTGLVAPDLGLPPQASEPAGTPFGFDDDTALAERFPALWERFGPV